The Thermothelomyces thermophilus ATCC 42464 chromosome 6, complete sequence DNA segment CGCTATATGCGGGATTATTATAATACGTGTTCCCTCTTTCTCTGGAGAGTACGGTCCTCTGTATACCCCTCTGACATCCTTGAGAAAGGGAAGCAGGCGTTGCAACTGCACAGATTACAGGATTCCTCTCCTGAATAGAGAAAAAGAGCGTTTCATCCGGCGCAGCAATTGCCGGCTCCTTGTCGTTTCGCTTTAGTCTCTCCGCAGTACCTAATGGCCAGTATGATTCTGAGGCTCGATTTTCTCCGTTCAACAGAATTCTGGGCTTTCTTTCACACGCTCCTGTGGTATAGTACTTTTGCCAGCTGAGGCCAGCGTGCCTCGGTCCCTGCGTGCGGCGTAATCGTTTTCCTTGCAGCTTTCCAGGTTGTCTGATTCTCTTCTAGGCTTCATCGTTATCTGCGGCTCCTTGCTCACTGCGTCAGCCATTGGCGTTACAAGTCTATAATTCCAAACTTGGAGAAGCCAAGATACACATCCGAGGATGTCACGGTGGTCATCCCGACCATCCACAATCACCCGGAGAATCTGCGCCCTTCCCTCGAGAGCATTCTAGCCTGTAATCCGGCTAAGCTAGTACTCGTGACCACATGGAACAAGCACCAGGCCCTGAGTCGTGTGGCCACAAGCTTGCAAATGCCGAATCACACGTCCCCCGTTGCCATCGAGGTGCTGTACGTTGACAAGGCAAACAAACGCCTACAAGTCTGCGAAGCACTTAAGGGAGGCCACGTCAAGACGGCTATCACGGTCATAGCTGACGACGATGTAGAGTAGCCGTCAACCCTGATGCCGTGGTTGCTGGCGCCATTCGAGGATGATAGGATGGGCGGAGTTGGGACGTGCCAGCGGGTGAAGCGTGTCGTCTGCGGGGGCGCCGCGACTCGTATATTTAACTGGCTCGGGGCCGCGTACATTGAGCGAcgtaactttgagatctcaGCAACGCACAACATCGACGGCGGCACGTCATGCATGTCCGGCCGTACGGGCGCCTACCGCACCGAGATTTTGAAGAGCTACGATTTCTTAAGGAGCTTCAAGAACGAGAAATGGGGAAGGTGTAGGCTTAatgccgacgacgacaactTTATAACGCGGTGGCTCGTAGCCTACCAGTGGAAAACATGGATACAGTACTAGCCTGAGTACGAGATTAAGACGACGCTCGAGAACGATACGAAGTTCCTATACCAGTGTTTGCGCTGGGCAAGGAGCAATTAGAGGAGCAACTGGACTAGCCTAGTGCACGAGAGATACGTCTGGACGTACGTTagccccccctttccctcgCGCCATGCTAACCGACCACCAACTTTCAAGCCAACAGCCCTAGTGCACGTACGCGCTGCATATTGCCACTTTCACCTCGCTCGCCTTTGTGGTCGACCTGCTCTTGCTCTTCACGTGCTGGTGGTGTACAGAAGACTGGCAGCCTAGAAACCGGCGCATCCTACTCGGGGCAGAGGTCGCGTTCATGTTCGGCTTCACCAAAGTGGTAAAACTGGCTGGGCTGCTTCGCAGAAATCCTCGTGACATCATATTCCTGCCGGTATCCATCTTGTTTGGCTACTTCCATGGTCTGATCAAGCTCTATGCGCTATGCACACTCAAAGAGGTGAACCACCACCGAGCT contains these protein-coding regions:
- a CDS encoding glycosyltransferase family 2 protein (CAZy_ID 268082); translation: MASMILRLDFLRSTEFWAFFHTLLWLHRYLRLLAHCVSHWRYKSIIPNLEKPRYTSEDVTVVIPTIHNHPENLRPSLESILACNPAKLVLVTTWNKHQALSRVATSLQMPNHTSPVAIEVLYVDKANKRLQVCEALKGGHVKTAITVIADDDVEMGGVGTCQRVKRVVCGGAATRIFNWLGAAYIERRNFEISATHNIDGGTSCMSGRTGAYRTEILKSYDFLRSFKNEKWGRCRLNADDDNFITRWLCTYALHIATFTSLAFVVDLLLLFTCWWCTEDWQPRNRRILLGAEVAFMFGFTKVVKLAGLLRRNPRDIIFLPVSILFGYFHGLIKLYALCTLKEVNHHRAPRARPTHKP